From a region of the Helianthus annuus cultivar XRQ/B chromosome 5, HanXRQr2.0-SUNRISE, whole genome shotgun sequence genome:
- the LOC110942740 gene encoding leucine-rich repeat extensin-like protein 3 — protein sequence MSKKEAIQQKMELHKPLFLLFIIAIPMVAAPTPPLAGAVMDQYGYYSPPPPPQQSPPEIPHSPPPTPCRHTPPIPPPTCNPPPSQPPTNNPPPPQTPPPTPQTPPPPKTPHSPPCRQPPPRQPPPPPIRTPPPTPQTPPPPPPKTPHSPPCRQPPPRQPPPPPIRTPPPTPQTPPPPPQTPPPTPQTQPPPPPPPRTPHSPPCRQPPPPPIRTPPPTPQTPPPPPPPQTPPPTPQTPPPPPPPPKTPHSPPCRQPPPRQPPPPPIRTPPPTPQTPPPPPSQTPPPTPQTSPPPKTPHSPPCRQPPPRQPPPPPIRTPPPTPQTPPPPPHTPLSPFPPHTPPSATPPPPSPYYYDQPPPSPYYYDHPPPPY from the coding sequence ATGTCCAAGAAAGAAGCTATTCAACAAAAAATGGAGCTTCACAAGCCCCTATTTCTCCTCTTCATCATAGCAATACCAATGGTTGCTGCTCCTACCCCACCGCTTGCCGGAGCAGTGATGGATCAATACGGTTACtattcaccaccaccaccaccacaacaaagTCCACCAGAAATACCACATTCACCACCGCCGACGCCTTGTAGGCATACTCCACCAATCCCACCTCCTACGTGTAATCCGCCACCATCACAACCTCCTACAAATAATCCGCCACCACCACAAACTCCTCCTCCAACGCCTCaaactccaccaccaccaaaaacacCACATTCACCACCTTGCAGGCAACCTCCACCACGCCAACCTCCACCACCTCCTATAAGAACTCCTCCCCCAACCCCTcaaactccaccaccaccaccaccaaaaacacCACATTCACCACCTTGCAGGCAACCTCCACCACGCCAACCTCCACCACCTCCTATAAGAACTCCTCCCCCAACCCCTcaaactccaccaccaccaccacaaactCCTCCTCCAACACCACAAactcaaccaccaccaccaccaccaccaagaaCACCACATTCACCACCTTGCAGGCAACCTCCACCACCTCCTATAAGAACTCCTCCCCCAACCCCTcaaactccaccaccaccaccaccaccacaaactCCTCCTCCAACGCCAcaaactccaccaccaccaccaccaccaccaaaaacacCACATTCACCACCTTGCAGGCAACCTCCACCACGCCAACCTCCACCACCTCCTATAAGAACTCCTCCCCCAACCCCTcaaactccaccaccaccaccatcacaaacTCCTCCTCCAACGCCACAAacttcaccaccaccaaaaacacCACATTCACCACCTTGCAGGCAACCTCCACCACGCCAACCTCCACCGCCTCCTATAAGAACGCCTCCCCCAACCCCTcaaactccaccaccaccacctcataCTCCCCTCTCACCATTCCCACCCCACACGCCACCATCTGctactccaccaccaccatcaccgtaTTATTATGATCAGCCACCACCATCACCGTACTATTATGATCATCCACCGCCACCCTACTAA